A window of the Gorilla gorilla gorilla isolate KB3781 chromosome 8, NHGRI_mGorGor1-v2.1_pri, whole genome shotgun sequence genome harbors these coding sequences:
- the LCOR gene encoding ligand-dependent corepressor isoform X6 has translation MQRMIQQFAAEYTSKNSSTQDPSQPNSTKNQSLPKASPVTTSPTAATTQNPVLSKLLMADQDSPLDLTVRKSQSEPSEQDGVLDLSTKKSPCAGSTSLSHSPGCSSTQGNGENSTEAKAVDSNNQSKSPLEKFMVKLCTHHQKQFIRVLNDLYTESQPGTEDLQPSDSGAMDVSTCNAGCAQLSTKHKEKDALCLDMKSSASVDLFVDSSDSHSPLQLTEQTPKEPPPEINPVDGRENALTVVQKDSSELPTTKPNSINSSSVDSFTPGYLTASNCSSVNFHHIPKILEGQTTGQEQDTNVNICEDGKDHMQSSALVESLITVKMAAENSEEGNTCIIPQRNSFKALSEEAWNSGFMGNSSRTADKENTLQCPKTPLRQDLEANEQDARPKQENHLHSLGRNKVGYHLHPSDKGQFDHSKDGWLGPGPMPAVHKAANGHSRTKMISTSIKTARKSKRASGLRINDYDNQCDVVYISQPITECHFENQKSILSSRKTARKSTRGYFFNGDCCELPTVRTLARNLHSQEKASCSALASEAVFTPKQTLTIPAPRHTVDVQLPREDNPEEPSKEITSHEEGGGDVSPRKEPQEPEVCPTKIKPNLSSSPRSEETTASSLVWPLPAHLPEEDLPEGGSTVSAPTASGMSSPEHDQPPVALLDTEEMSVPQDCHLLPSTESFSGGGSEDVISRPHSPPEIVSREESPQCSENQSSPMGLEPPMSLGKAEDNQSISAEVESGDTQELNVNPLLKESSTFTDENPSETEESEAAGGTGKLEGEDDDVKCLSEKDTYDTSIDSLEENLDKKKKGKKFPEASDRCLRSQLSDSSSADRCLRNQSSDSSSACLEIKVPKNPSAKRSKKEGHPGGTTPKGLLPDSFHTETLEDTEKPSVSERPSEKDAEQEGEGGGIITRQTLKNMLDKEVKELGGEIFPSRDPITTAGQPLPGERLEIYVQSKMDEKSAHIPSESIACKRDPEQAKEEPGHIPTQHVEEAVNEVDNENTQQKDDESDAPCSSLGLSSSGSGDAARPPKSVPRPKRLTSSTYNLRHAHSLSSLDASKVTSEKEAAQVNPIMPKENGASESGHPLDEDDVDTVVDEQPKFMEWCAEEENQELIANFNAQYMKVQKGWIQLEKEGQPTPRARNKSDKLKEIWKSKKRSRKCRSSLESQKCSPVQMLFMTNFKLSNVCKWFLETTETRSLVIVKKLNTRLPGDVPPVKHPLQKYAPSSLYPSSLQAERLKKHLKKFPGATPAKNNWKMQKLWAKFRENPDQVEPEDGSDVSPGPNSEDSIEEVKEDRNSHPPANLPTPASTRILRKYSNIRGKLRAQQRLIKNEKMECPDALSVESKPSRKSVCINPLMSPKLALQVDADGFPVKPKSTEGMKGRKGKQVSEILPKAEVQSKRKRTEGSSPPDSKNKGPMVKASKEKHADGATKTPAAKRPAARDRISQPPKKTSLKENKVKIPKKSAGKSCPPSRKEKENTNKRPSQSIASETLKKPAKQKGAGESSSRPQKATNRKQSSGKTRARPSTKTPESSAAQRKRKLKAKLDCSHSKRRRLDAK, from the coding sequence tGAGAACTCAACAGAGGCAAAAGCAGTAGATTCTAACAATCAGTCGAAGTCCCCACTGGAGAAATTTATGGTCAAACTGTGTACTCATCATCAAAAGCAATTCATTCGTGTTCTGAACGACCTGTACACTGAATCTCAACCAGGCACTGAGGACCTGCAGCCTTCTGATTCGGGAGCAATGGATGTATCCACTTGCAATGCTGGCTGTGCCCAGCTCAGCACCAAACATAAGGAAAAAGATGCTCTGTGTCTCGATATGAAGTCTTCTGCTTCTGTAGATTTGTTCGTAGACTCGTCAGACTCTCACAGCCCTCTACAGTTGACGGAACAGACCCCGAAGGAGCCTCCTCCTGAGATAAACCCTGTAGATGGAAGAGAGAATGCCTTGACTGTTGTCCAGAAAGATTCCTCTGAACTTCCAACCACTAAACCGAATTCTATTAATAGCAGTTCAGTGGATAGTTTCACTCCGGGATACCTCACTGCATCTAATTGTTCCTCAGTGAACTTCCACCACATCCCTAAAATCTTGGAGGGGCAAACCACTGGACAAGAGCAAGACACAAATGTGAACATATGTGAGGATGGTAAAGACCATATGCAGAGTTCAGCTTTAGTAGAAAGTCTAATTACAGTAAAAATGGCAGCTGAGAATAGTGAGGAAGGCAATACCTGTATTATTCCTCAAAGAAATTCGTTCAAAGCTTTATCAGAAGAGGCTTGGAACTCAGGGTTTATGGGGAACTCATCTAGAACTGCTGACAAAGAGAATACTTTACAGTGTCCAAAAACACCTTTGCGCCAGGATTTAGAGGCAAATGAACAAGATGCAAGGCCAAAGCAAGAGAACCATCTTCACTCTCTGGGAAGAAATAAGGTGGGTTACCATTTACATCCCAGTGATAAGGGCCAGTTTGATCATTCCAAAGATGGTTGGTTAGGCCCCGGCCCTATGCCAGCTGTACACAAAGCGGCAAATGGACACTCAAGAACCAAGATGATATCAACCTCCATTAAGACAGCTCGGAAAAGTAAAAGGGCATCAGGGCTGAGGATAAATGATTATGATAACCAGTGTGATGTTGTTTATATCAGTCAACCAATAACAGAATGCCACTTTGAGAATCAAAAATCAATATTATCTTCTCGGAAAACAGCCAGAAAGAGTACTCGAGGATACTTTTTCAATGGTGACTGTTGTGAGCTGCCAACTGTTCGTACACTGGCCAGAAATTTACACTCCCAGGAAAAAGCAAGCTGCTCAGCATTGGCATCAGAGGCAGTTTTCACTCCTAAGCAGACCCTTACAATTCCAGCCCCTAGACATACAGTAGATGTGCAGCTTCCCAGAGAAGACAACCCTGAAGAACCTAGCAAGGAAATCACCTCTCACGAGGAAGGAGGTGGAGACGTTTCACCTCGAAAAGAACCTCAAGAGCCTGAGGTTTGCCCCACAAAGATTAAGCCGAATCTGAGCAGCTCCCCTAGGTCAGAGGAAACGACAGCCTCCAGCCTGGTGTGGCCTCTCCCTGCTCACCTTCCTGAAGAGGACCTGCCAGAAGGTGGCTCCACAGTCTCAGCTCCCACAGCAAGTGGGATGTCTTCTCCTGAACACGACCAACCACCAGTTGCACTGTTGGATACGGAGGAGATGAGTGTACCCCAGGACTGTCACCTGCTTCCCTCCACTGAAAGCTTTTCCGGGGGAGGCAGTGAAGATGTCATTTCTAGGCCTCATTCTCCTCCTGAAATAGTCAGTAGAGAAGAAAGTCCTCAGTGCTCAGAAAATCAGAGTTCCCCAATGGGCTTGGAGCCCCCCATGAGTCTGGGAAAGGCTGAGGACAACCAAAGCATCAGTGCTGAGGTTGAGTCTGGAGACACCCAGGAGCTAAATGTTAACCCACTCTTGAAGGAAAGCAGCACTTTTACTGATGAAAACCCCAGTGAAACTGAGGAAAGTGAGGCAGCAGGTGGTACAGGAAAATTAGAGGGAGAGGACGATGATGTAAAATGCCTGTCAGAAAAGGACACGTATGATACAAGCATTGACTCACTCGAAGAGAATTTggacaagaagaaaaaaggtaaaaaattccCTGAGGCCTCTGATAGGTGCCTAAGAAGTCAACTTTCAGATTCTTCCTCTGCTGACAGATGCCTAAGAAATCAGAGTTCAGATTCTTCCTCAGCTTGTCTTGAAATCAAAGTTCCTAAAAATCCTAGTGCAAAACGTTCAAAAAAAGAAGGGCACCCTGGTGGGACAACACCTAAGGGCCTTCTACCTGACAGTTTCCACACGGAAACTCTGGAGGACACAGAAAAGCCAAGTGTCAGTGAACGCCCCTCTGAGAAAGATGCTGAGCAGGAGGGCGAAGGCGGGGGGATCATCACCAGGCAGACTTTGAAAAACATGCTGGACAAAGAAGTCAAGGAGTTAGGAGGAGAGATTTTCCCCAGCAGGGACCCCATAACCACAGCTGGACAGCCACTGCCTGGAGAGAGATTGGAAATCTATGTTCAGTCTAAAATGGATGAGAAGAGTGCTCATATCCCCTCAGAAAGTATTGCTTGTAAGAGGGACCCAGAACAGGCAAAAGAAGAGCCAGGGCATATTCCCACACAGCATGTGGAGGAGGCTGTGAATGAGGTAGACAATGAAAACACCCAGCAGAAAGATGATGAGAGTGATGCCCCATGCAGCTCTCTTGGGTTGTCGAGTAGTGGAAGTGGTGATGCTGCTAGGCCACCAAAATCGGTGCCAAGGCCTAAAAGATTGACCTCTTCAACCTACAACCTAAGACACGCTCATTCTCTGAGCTCCTTGGATGCTTCAAAAGTGACTTCAGAAAAGGAAGCTGCACAAGTAAACCCCATAATGCCAAAGGAAAATGGAGCTTCAGAGAGTGGACACCCCCTAGATGAGGACGATGTTGACACCGTGGTAGATGAACAGCCAAAGTTTATGGAATGGTGTGCTGAGGAGGAGAACCAAGAGCTCATCGCCAACTTCAATGCCCAGTACATGAAAGTTCAGAAGGGCTGGATCCAGTTGGAGAAAGAAGGACAGCCAACACCAAGAGCAAGGAACAAATCAGATAAACTGAAAGAGATTTGGAAAAGCAAGAAAAGGTCACGGAAATGTAGGAGTTCATTGGAGAGTCAGAAGTGTTCTCCTGTTCAGATGCTCTTTATGACAAACTTTAAATTATCTAATGTTTGTAAGTGGTTCTTAGAGACAACTGAAACCAGGTCTCTAGTCATTGTGAAGAAGCTCAATACTCGCCTTCCAGGAGACGTTCCCCCTGTCAAGCATCCTCTTCAGAAATACGCTCCTTCAAGCCTATATCCCAGTTCACTACAGGCTGAGCGCTTGAAAAAGCACTTGAAGAAATTTCCTGGAGCTACCCCTGCTAAGAATAATTGGAAAATGCAGAAGCTCTGGGCCAAATTTCGAGAGAATCCTGATCAAGTGGAGCCAGAAGATGGCAGTGATGTCAGCCCCGGCCCTAATTCTGAAGACAGCATAGAGGAAGTCAAGGAAGATAGAAACAGTCACCCTCCAGCAAACCTGCCCACTCCAGCCAGTACCCGGATTCTTAGAAAATATTCCAATATTCGAGGAAAGCTCAGAGCCCAGCAACGTTTAATCAAGAATGAGAAAATGGAATGCCCAGATGCTCTGTCTGTGGAAAGTAAGCCAAGTCGTAAGAGCGTATGCATCAACCCTCTGATGTCCCCCAAGCTTGCCCTGCAAGTGGATGCAGATGGGTTTCCTGTTAAGCCCAAGAGTACTGAAGGaatgaagggaaggaaggggaagcaggtgtcTGAAATCTTGCCTAAAGCAGAAGTTCAGAGTAAACGCAAGAGAACAGAAGGCAGCAGCCCTCCAGATAGTAAGAACAAGGGGCCTATGGTGAAAGCCAGCAAAGAAAAGCATGCTGATGGAGCCACCAAAACCCCTGCTGCCAAGAGGCCAGCTGCAAGGGACAGAATCAGCCAACCCCCCAAAAAGACGTCTTTGAAAGAGAATAAAGTGAAGATCCCTAAAAAGTCTGCTGGGAAGAGCTGCCCTCCctccaggaaagaaaaagagaatacaaacaaaagGCCTTCCCAGTCTATTGCCTCGGAAACACTGAAGAAACCTGCAAAACAGAAGGGGGCCGGTGAATCCTCTTCAAGGCCTCAGAAAGCCACGAATAGGAAGCAGAGTAGTGGAAAGACTCGGGCCAGACCCTCAACGAAAACCCCAGAGAGCAGTGCAGCTCAGAGAAAGCGAAAGCTGAAGGCAAAGCTGGACTGTTCGCACAGCAAACGGAGGCGGCTGGATGCAAAGTGA